DNA sequence from the Tenacibaculum mesophilum genome:
AACTAAAAGAAGCTGAAGCAAATCCTGAGCAATACAATGCTGCTACAATCAAGTCTATAAAAACAGCTAAAACAGTTGCTATGATTGCTTTAATATTAAATGCCATTTATTTGTCAATGACTATTTATAGAGTTGCAACAACAGATTGGGATGTTCTTATGGAACAATATAACAGACAGTTAGAACAATATCAATAATAACTCATAAAAAAGCGACCAAATGGTCGCTTTTTTTATATCATTCCTTTTGCTTTAAACTCTAGGTATTTATTTATTACATTAACAGACAAATGTTGTGGTTTTGTTAAAATAGCATGCACAGCGTTTTTTTCTAGCTCTTTTATCATCAAACGTTTTTCGTATGCGTATTTCTCAGCAATTGTTTTATGATACACACTTTGTAAATCTTCTGCATTTTCAGTAATCAACGTATCTAACTCCGTATTTTCAAAAAAAACAGTCACTAGCAAGTGTTTTTTAGCTATTGCTTTTAAATATGGTAATTGCCTTTTTAACGCCGATATATGCTCAAAATTGGTATATAAAATTAACAAGCTACGTTGATTTATTTTTCTTTTAATATTCGCATACAATAACGCAAAATTAGCATCTGAAAAATCGGTTGTAATATTATACAACTCTTCGTTAATAACCGATAAGTTTGTTTTTTTGTTACTAGCAGCTACTATCTTTTCAACCTTTTTGGAAAAGGTAAGCATCCCTGCTTTATCGTTTTTTAATAAGGCTATGTTTGAAAAAGCTAAGGTTGAATTAATTGCATAGTCTAATAACTTCAACCCTTCAAAAGGCATTTTCATGACACGACCTAAATCGATAATAGAATATATGGGTTGCGATTTTTCATCTTGATATTGATTCACCATCAACTCTGCTCTTTTAGCAGTTGCTTTCCAGTTTATGGTACGTACATCATCACCAGGAATATAGTTTTTTATCTGCTCAAACTCCATGGTATGCCCTATTCGTCGGATTTTCTTCATACCAAACTCCGTTAAGTTATTGTGCATCGCCAGAAACTCGTACTTTTTCATTTGTATATATGACGGATATACTTTCACACTTTCTTCCGCAGCAAAGGAATAACGTTTGGAAAACATTTGTAAAAAAGAAGACACGAATATATTTACTTTCCCAAATTTGTATTCCCCCCTTTCAACTGGTCTAACACTATAGGTATAGGTTGATTTCTCACCAGGCTTCAAAGACATTGCATGTTCGAAATCTCTTTTTTGAAATTGTACTGGCAATTCATCAATCAATGAAATAAAAACTTGAAACGGATAATTATTTTCAAGCGTAATGGCTATTTCATTATCATCTGAATTTGATAGTTTTTCTGATGTAATTCTTTTCGCTAAAAATCCATTTTTAAATCGGTATAAGATAAACACATCAACACATATCGTTATTACAAATAACCACACAAGCATCCATGTTACTGAATAAAGCGCAGGAATCCAAAACGAGACTAAAAATAATGCCGAAATAACGCTTATATAGATAAAAAAGCGATTGTGTACGTATAACGATTTAAAGAATTGAATCACTATCTTGGAACTTCTACAGATTGTACAATCATTTCAATCACCTTATCGGCTGTCATTCCTTCCATTTCACGTTCAGGAGTTAACATAATTCTATGGCGTAATACAGGGTAAATGCTCTTCTTTACATCTTCAGGAATCACAAAATCACGTCCATTGATTGCTGCAAATGCTTTAGAGGCCATTAATACTGCAATACTTGCTCTTGGTGAACCTCCTAAATACAAATGTGCATTGTTACGTGTATTGGAAATAAGTTGTGCTATGTATTTAATTATTTTTTCCTCTACCAATACTTCAAAAACCTTGCTTCTGTATTCTAATAACTCAGCTTCTGTTAACACAGCTTCCACTTTCGTTTGCGGTAACGCTCCTTTGCGATCGTTATGAGCAGTGATTATCTGTATTTCTTCCTCTAAATTCGGATACCCAACATTTATTTTGAATAAGAAACGGTCTAATTGAGCCTCTGGTAAGGCATACGTTCCCTCCTGCTCTATTGGGTTTTGAGTTGCTAATACCATAAAGGGTGGATTCATTTCATAACGCTCACCATCCATTGTAATTTGCTTTTCCTCCATCACCTCAAACAATGCTGCTTGCGTTTTAGCTGGTGCTCTGTTAATTTCATCAATCAACACAATGTTAGAGAAAATCGGACCTTTTTTAAACTCGAAATCAGATGTTTTCATGTTTAAAACCGAAGTTCCTAATACATCCGAAGGCATTAAATCAGGCGTAAACTGAATTCGGCTGAAATCGGTTGCTATGGTTTTTGCCAATAACTTTGCTGTTACTGTTTTGGCTACTCCAGGAACACCTTCAATCAATACGTGTCCGTCAGCCAGTAAAGAAACCAACAGTAACTCCATAAACTCCTCTTGACCTACAATTACTTTCCCTAGTTGCTCTTTTATTTTTACAACCGCTTCTTTTAACTTTGACAAATCTATTCTACTTGAAAATAACTCATTCGTATTTTCTATTGGATTGTTTTCTGTATCCATCCTATTCTTTTTTATATGCTTTAAAAGCTTCAATAGCTTTATTTAAGGCTATTAAATCTTCTTCGGTTATACTTGATTTTGACTGTATTTGCTCTATCTTTTTAAATAAAGCAACTACTTTTTCTTCTGAATTACCACTTCTATTAGCAAGGTTTTTATAAAAACGTTCGTCTATGTTTAAAGTTGATAATCGGTATTTTATTCTGATATATTCTAAAAAATAGTTGATTTTATGTTCAGCTATATTTTTATGATCTGATTTTTCGTAATACATATTGGCTATAGTACGTGTAAAAGCCAGTGTTTGATTTTTTAACGGTGTAATAACAGGAATTAATCGCTGATTACGCTTTCCTTTAAAAATAATAAAGAACAACACCCCTATCAATCCTATATAATATGCCCATTTTAACGATTGGGTTGATAAAATATAATGCATGGGAGAGGTTATTCTACTTTTTCCTGTTTTATAATAGGTATCCCATAAAATGGTATTGTTACTATTAGAACCCACCTCTGCTTCTTTATTACCCGAGTTATTTAGATATGATAACACATTCGCTACGTACTCATAATTATTATCTAATAGCATGTTATAATTCGTAAATGCCTGCGGGAACGTATGCAAATAAAAATTACCTTCTCCGTGTTTAACTTTGATAAAATTCGGCTTTTTACTGATGATGGAATCGTTTTCATTTCGTATTACCAACTCGCCTAAAATAGTTGTATTGAGCGTATCAACTTCAGAAAAATACAGCTTTGAAAAATCTCTATCAAAATAATACTCTTTTCCACCAAAAATAGGGTTACTCATTTTTTGATAGGCTTTTTCCTCAAACGCTGAAGTTGTTAAATAACTTGTCTTTGTTTGCAACGTATCTAAATATATTCCATTGGTTGCTATGAACACATCATTTCCTCTATCTGCAAACTCTAAAAGCTCATTCAACTCATCTTTGTCAAAATTCACTTTATTATCAAGAAAAAAATAGGTTCCGTTATTCTTATCGTCTTTTAAGTACACATACGGATTTTGGTAGATATCTTTTACTTCACTTTTTGGAAATAAACTTGGCATTTCTTTATGCAATACATATGTACCATATGGAATTTTATGTTTTGCAGCATAACTTGGATACCAATTGATTTCTTTAGGCTTTACAGATTCAACATAAAAAATACCGAGCACTATAAGCACCAACAGACCAATGTATATTTTAAGTTTTTTATCCAAATTAGTAAATTTTAGCTAGTGTGTTTTTAAAGTTGTTCTCCGCTTGTGTAAATTTTTCTTTATCTATAGAAAACTCACCATACCACACATAATCGTACAAATAAGTTAACTCTTTAAAGTCTGTATACAGTTGTTTTTTAGATGATAACTCTTTTATATAATCTTCGTTTGTTTTTTCTTGTTGCCAAGAAATAAACTCTTTATCTGACAGTTTTTTTAACAACAACAAATAATAATAACGTACTGCTAGTTGATAATTTCCTTCTGAAGTTGCTTTCTGAATTAACTTTGGTAAATCTTTATCTTTAATTAACTCTTCCTCTTCCGATAAGTGCACAATAGGTTTAGCCTTTTTACCATCAATAATATTGCGTGCATTTACTTTTAAAAAGAATTTAATAATGAAGAAAAGTACGAGTCCTGCTATTACGTATGGTAAAACCTTTAAAACAACACGTAAAAATCCTACTGCTGGTGTAATATCATCAAAAATATAAGAGAGAATTTTTATGACGGTTCGTTTTAACCAGTCCCATATTTTTTCTAAAATAGTAGGTTCTCTTTTTTCTACAATGTATATAAATTCATCTTTTTGTTTGTATTCCTCTATTTTTTGAGTATCAAACTTTTTTTGTTCTATAATAGTATCATCATACTGCACCTCTATTTTTTCTTCTTGAGAAAAAACAGTGATTGAACAAATAAAAAACGCTATGTAAAAAAGAAACTGCTTCAAAAGATTACTGTCCTATACTATCAATTCTTTCAATAGTCCCCGTCAAATTTTTTCTTTCATTAATATCGAAGTACAAAAGTACATTTGTAATAAGTGTTATCGAATAGAATAAAAACTTTCCTACAGTTGCCAACACATTTAACAATAAGTAAATAGGATCCCTATATGTATTAAACATTGATGTAGGGTCTTCATTTCCCATACTTATTCCCATCTTAGCAAGTTGATAAATCACCGCTGGTATTTGGAACACATAACCTAAAACTCCTACTAAAAGACCTACAACAAACATTACTCCGAACGTCTCCCAAAAATAACCAGAAATAAAATTAAAACTTTTACTAATAGTTTCAGTTGCTCCTTCATTTTCAAACACTAAAATTGAAGCTCCTAAAGACAATACTGTCGCTGTATAAATAACAGGTAGAAAACAAAGTAAGATACTTGCAAAAATTATTAATCCAGCTAAAATCCCAAATCCTGTAAACGACCAAAACTTAGCTTTTGTACCAGCTATTACTTCTTCTTTTTTTACAACTCCTTTATTGTCTATATAGGACTTGATATAATACATCCCTGCTAAATTAACATAAACAACTGTTACCAAATAGGCTATACCCATTATTATACCCGACCCTCCAAAACTCAATGTATCAAAAGGGTTGTTATTTGGAATTTCAGATAATAAATAAGTCATATAAACAGAAGTAACAACAGTAATTACAATAGGAATTGCCGCTATTTTTAAAATTGTTAAAAAGAACTGCTTCCCCTCTAATCTTATAAACTTAAAAGCATCTGAAATAATACTTCCTAAATCTCTTTCTTTTTTAAACTCTACGTATTCTTTATGCATTGGTTTGTTGATTTTTATAAACTTTAATTGGGTATATGACGTAATAAAATATAATAATTGCTAATGAGGTAGTAATGATTAAAATTGCTAACCAATCGGGCATTTCTGTATGACGGGTTACAAAACCTTCTAAAAATCCTGCAACTATAAAAAACGGAATGGTACTTACCATTATTTTTAATCCATCTTTCATGCTTCTTTTAAATGATTCTAGTCGTGAATAGGTTTTTGGAAATAGTAATCCGTTACCTAATACCAATCCGGCACATCCTGCAATAACAATTACTGATATTTCTATGGTTCCGTGAATCCAAATGGTTCTTGACGATTCCCAAAACAACCCTTTATCGTAAAAAAAATATAAGAACGAACCTAACATTATTCCGTTTTGCATCATAATGTATAAGGTTCCTACCGAAAATAACATTCCTAACACAAAGGCATACATAGCTACTTTTATATTATTGACAGTAATTCCAATAAACATGTCTACTTCATTAGCTTTTTTATATACAGCCATTGGATCTCCGTTTTCAATATTCTCCAGAGTCATGTTTACATAACCATCTCCTAAAATCAAACGGACAAAATCAATATCGGTTGCGGCTGAAAAAGCACCACAAATAGAAAAAAAAGCAAATACTAAAAACGCAATCAGTAATTGTTTTTGATGACTATAAAACATTAAAGGAAATTCCGTTTTAAAAAAACTAACAAACCTGTTTTTGCTTTCTTTTTTAGTTTTATAAATTTTTTGATGTGCTGCAGATGCTATTGAATTCAAGTATATCACCGTATTTCCGTTAGGATAAAACGTTTTGGCATAACTCAAATCGTCAGTTAACTCCACATATAAATCAGATAGTTTATCTGGTGAAATAACTGTTTTGTTGTACAACGCATCTTCAAAAAGCTGCCACTTTTCTTTATTTTTATTTACAAAGGCAGCTTCTCTCATGAGTTTAAAAAATTAAAGCATGTTTGTTGAGAAGTTTCTCTAATCATAGAATATTTTTATCTTCGCTAAACTAAAAAAAGTTGCATAAATATCAACAAAAAAAGTGAAAAACTAATTAATGGATAATTTTCAAATAGAAACAGCTCAAAACATTGCTATCAGTCAAAATGTAGCTCATGTTACCACTCGCATTGGTTCATATTTAATTGATGCGTTATTTATTGTTGGGTACTACATTATCATTGCTATTATAATAGGAATGTTAGACATTCCCATGCGTATGGAATACATGAGTCTCTTTGTTTTACTAGGGCTTCCTGTATTCTTCTACAGCTTACTTTTTGAGGTTTTAATGAACGGACAAACGCCTGGTAAATACTTCAACCAAATAAGAGTGGTTAAATTAGATGGTTCAAAACCCACTTTTGGAAGTTATTTAATTAGATGGTTATTACGTTTTGTTGATTTCACTTTAGCTAGTGGTTCTGTTGCTGTACTTACCATTTTATTAAACGGAAAAGGGCAACGTTTAGGAGATATTGCTGCAGGAACTACTGTAATATCTGAAAAGAAAAGAATTACGTTAAAAGATACTATTGCAAGCGATGTAGTTGATAACTATACACCAACCTATTCACAGGTAACGTTATTGAGTGATAATGATATTCACACTATCACAAGAGTATATAAAGATGCCATGAAGAAAAGAAATCATAAAGTAATTTTGAAACTATACACAAAAGTTATTGAGTTAACAGGAATTACTACCGAGCAAAAGCCTGCTCAATTTATAGATACTGTGATTAAAGATTATCATTATTACGCGAGGCAGTAATTTTTCAATACTCAGAAATATATGAAAACAGAAAACAAAAAAGGCGTTAAGGAATTTTTGAAAGAGATTATAACTCCAATATTAATAGTTATCATCTTTGTCTACATTATGTTTAAAATTTTTGTTTGGAAATAAAGGTTATTTCTGGACTTAAAATGTGTTTTTAATACCATACCCTTTAATTTACTGAAAACAAACACCGTGATAAAAAACAAAGAACGCCGCTCTAAAAAGATGACATTCTTTGTTTTTTTATGGAATTCTATCTCGTAATTTAATTCTTGAAAAAAATCATAACCTTTTTTGTTCTTCTGTTTTTTTTCTATTTTCTTTCACTAAATTTCCTCCTAAGTGATAAAGTAAAGTTATACCAAACCTTCTTGAATCGGGTTTGTTGTTATAGTAATAATCTATAATATCACTTTGAGAATAGGCTTCATAATGGTTGGTGTTAAATACATCACTTATAGTCAGTTGCGCTACTAATTTTTTATTTAGAAATGTTTTTTTAATACCGAAATCTACATAACCTGTTGCTTTTGTACTGTACAAACCAAGTAACTCCGATGAAAACCAGTGTGCAGAAAGATTCATTTTATAGTCTTTTGGCAAGGAAATATCTTGTTGTAATGTAAATGTTGTAGCCCACTTTGATAGTTGTTTTTCTCCTGAAACTTGTGAAATAGGGTAAGTAGTATAACTTATGTCTGAAAAGAAAAGTAAGTTCCAAAACGAATATAATTTAAATGGGGTTGATACTGTAAAATCAAAACGTTCACGATTACCAAAATTATCACTTTGACTTTTTATAGTAGT
Encoded proteins:
- a CDS encoding CCC motif membrane protein yields the protein MEKQFNPTAIYVLSIISFLCCCFAGLGIVLAAPAFIMANNKLKEAEANPEQYNAATIKSIKTAKTVAMIALILNAIYLSMTIYRVATTDWDVLMEQYNRQLEQYQ
- a CDS encoding DUF58 domain-containing protein, whose amino-acid sequence is MQFFKSLYVHNRFFIYISVISALFLVSFWIPALYSVTWMLVWLFVITICVDVFILYRFKNGFLAKRITSEKLSNSDDNEIAITLENNYPFQVFISLIDELPVQFQKRDFEHAMSLKPGEKSTYTYSVRPVERGEYKFGKVNIFVSSFLQMFSKRYSFAAEESVKVYPSYIQMKKYEFLAMHNNLTEFGMKKIRRIGHTMEFEQIKNYIPGDDVRTINWKATAKRAELMVNQYQDEKSQPIYSIIDLGRVMKMPFEGLKLLDYAINSTLAFSNIALLKNDKAGMLTFSKKVEKIVAASNKKTNLSVINEELYNITTDFSDANFALLYANIKRKINQRSLLILYTNFEHISALKRQLPYLKAIAKKHLLVTVFFENTELDTLITENAEDLQSVYHKTIAEKYAYEKRLMIKELEKNAVHAILTKPQHLSVNVINKYLEFKAKGMI
- a CDS encoding AAA family ATPase, which produces MDTENNPIENTNELFSSRIDLSKLKEAVVKIKEQLGKVIVGQEEFMELLLVSLLADGHVLIEGVPGVAKTVTAKLLAKTIATDFSRIQFTPDLMPSDVLGTSVLNMKTSDFEFKKGPIFSNIVLIDEINRAPAKTQAALFEVMEEKQITMDGERYEMNPPFMVLATQNPIEQEGTYALPEAQLDRFLFKINVGYPNLEEEIQIITAHNDRKGALPQTKVEAVLTEAELLEYRSKVFEVLVEEKIIKYIAQLISNTRNNAHLYLGGSPRASIAVLMASKAFAAINGRDFVIPEDVKKSIYPVLRHRIMLTPEREMEGMTADKVIEMIVQSVEVPR
- a CDS encoding DUF4350 domain-containing protein; translated protein: MDKKLKIYIGLLVLIVLGIFYVESVKPKEINWYPSYAAKHKIPYGTYVLHKEMPSLFPKSEVKDIYQNPYVYLKDDKNNGTYFFLDNKVNFDKDELNELLEFADRGNDVFIATNGIYLDTLQTKTSYLTTSAFEEKAYQKMSNPIFGGKEYYFDRDFSKLYFSEVDTLNTTILGELVIRNENDSIISKKPNFIKVKHGEGNFYLHTFPQAFTNYNMLLDNNYEYVANVLSYLNNSGNKEAEVGSNSNNTILWDTYYKTGKSRITSPMHYILSTQSLKWAYYIGLIGVLFFIIFKGKRNQRLIPVITPLKNQTLAFTRTIANMYYEKSDHKNIAEHKINYFLEYIRIKYRLSTLNIDERFYKNLANRSGNSEEKVVALFKKIEQIQSKSSITEEDLIALNKAIEAFKAYKKE
- a CDS encoding stage II sporulation protein M; the protein is MREAAFVNKNKEKWQLFEDALYNKTVISPDKLSDLYVELTDDLSYAKTFYPNGNTVIYLNSIASAAHQKIYKTKKESKNRFVSFFKTEFPLMFYSHQKQLLIAFLVFAFFSICGAFSAATDIDFVRLILGDGYVNMTLENIENGDPMAVYKKANEVDMFIGITVNNIKVAMYAFVLGMLFSVGTLYIMMQNGIMLGSFLYFFYDKGLFWESSRTIWIHGTIEISVIVIAGCAGLVLGNGLLFPKTYSRLESFKRSMKDGLKIMVSTIPFFIVAGFLEGFVTRHTEMPDWLAILIITTSLAIIIFYYVIYPIKVYKNQQTNA
- a CDS encoding RDD family protein; protein product: MDNFQIETAQNIAISQNVAHVTTRIGSYLIDALFIVGYYIIIAIIIGMLDIPMRMEYMSLFVLLGLPVFFYSLLFEVLMNGQTPGKYFNQIRVVKLDGSKPTFGSYLIRWLLRFVDFTLASGSVAVLTILLNGKGQRLGDIAAGTTVISEKKRITLKDTIASDVVDNYTPTYSQVTLLSDNDIHTITRVYKDAMKKRNHKVILKLYTKVIELTGITTEQKPAQFIDTVIKDYHYYARQ